From Erwinia pyri, a single genomic window includes:
- the ybeD gene encoding DUF493 family protein YbeD, with protein MKTNLKELLEFPTPFTYKVMGLAQPELVDQVVEVVQRHAPGDYSPDVKPSSKGNYHSVSITITATHIEQVETLYDELGKIEIVRMVL; from the coding sequence ATGAAAACCAATCTTAAAGAACTGCTGGAATTTCCAACCCCCTTTACCTACAAAGTAATGGGTCTGGCGCAGCCGGAGCTGGTTGATCAGGTAGTTGAAGTGGTTCAGCGCCACGCGCCGGGCGACTACTCTCCGGACGTCAAGCCAAGCAGCAAAGGCAACTACCACTCTGTCTCCATCACCATTACCGCGACCCACATTGAACAAGTGGAAACGCTCTATGACGAACTGGGCAAAATCGAAATTGTCCGTATGGTTCTGTAG
- the lipA gene encoding lipoyl synthase, which produces MSKPIQMERGVKYRDADKMALIPVKTVVTERTEILRKPEWMKIKLPADSSRIQGIKAAMRKNGLHSVCEEASCPNLAECFNHGTATFMILGAICTRRCPFCDVAHGRPVAPDSNEPLKLAQTIADMALRYVVITSVDRDDLRDGGAQHFADCITAIREKSPTIKIETLVPDFRGRMDRALEILTATPPDVFNHNLENVPRVYRQVRPGANYEWSLKLLERFKEAHPEVPTKSGLMVGLGETNAEIVEVMRDLRRHGVTMLTLGQYLQPSRHHLPVQRYVSPAEFDEMKDAAMDMGFTHAACGPFVRSSYHADMQAKGLEVK; this is translated from the coding sequence ATGAGTAAACCCATTCAGATGGAACGCGGTGTTAAATACCGTGACGCAGACAAAATGGCCCTGATCCCGGTGAAAACCGTGGTGACCGAGCGCACGGAGATTTTACGCAAGCCGGAGTGGATGAAAATCAAACTCCCTGCGGACTCCAGCCGCATTCAGGGTATTAAAGCTGCCATGCGTAAAAATGGCCTGCACTCCGTCTGTGAAGAGGCTTCCTGCCCTAACCTTGCAGAATGTTTTAACCACGGCACCGCGACCTTTATGATCCTCGGGGCTATCTGCACCCGTCGCTGTCCTTTCTGCGATGTGGCGCACGGTCGTCCGGTGGCACCAGACAGTAATGAGCCACTGAAGCTGGCTCAGACCATCGCCGATATGGCTCTGCGTTATGTGGTGATCACCTCCGTTGACCGTGATGATCTACGCGACGGCGGCGCTCAGCACTTTGCAGACTGCATCACCGCCATCCGGGAAAAAAGCCCCACCATCAAAATTGAGACGCTGGTTCCCGATTTCCGTGGTCGTATGGATCGCGCGCTGGAGATCCTTACCGCTACGCCGCCGGATGTCTTCAACCACAATCTGGAAAACGTGCCGCGCGTCTATCGTCAGGTGCGCCCTGGCGCAAACTATGAGTGGTCATTAAAACTGCTGGAACGCTTTAAAGAAGCGCATCCGGAAGTGCCGACGAAATCGGGTCTGATGGTAGGGTTAGGTGAGACTAACGCTGAGATTGTGGAAGTGATGCGCGATCTGCGCCGCCACGGCGTGACCATGCTGACGCTGGGCCAGTATTTGCAGCCAAGCCGCCATCACCTTCCGGTGCAGCGCTACGTCAGCCCGGCAGAATTTGATGAGATGAAAGATGCGGCAATGGATATGGGCTTTACCCATGCGGCCTGCGGCCCGTTCGTCCGCTCTTCTTATCATGCCGATATGCAGGCAAAAGGACTGGAAGTAAAATAG
- a CDS encoding ABC transporter substrate-binding protein yields MKKIATAIALALGITAGLAQAADAIPTQKMDQALHDRLPAEIKSAGKMTSVNNGSFPPYEIVEGPTSMSGASADLTEALAQLLGIKIEHATVSGLSGVLAGIKSGRYQLAIGPVGDYPDRQAKNDFIDFVQEFVVFAVQKGNPASINGLEDTCGKRIAVMAAGSAEQVIRKQSQLCTDAGKPAVTVQSFTDQPSSILAVRSKRSDAFFSSQAPLVYFVDQAHGQLELTGQGKKNGFGDIFQGTVVPKDSELGKVVVDGYKELFANGTYAAIMKKWKLDGNKIAEPGVNLAKGAAK; encoded by the coding sequence ATGAAAAAAATCGCCACCGCCATCGCACTGGCTTTGGGAATCACTGCCGGTCTGGCCCAGGCTGCAGATGCCATTCCCACGCAGAAAATGGACCAGGCTCTGCATGACCGTTTGCCGGCGGAGATTAAATCCGCAGGGAAAATGACCTCCGTGAATAACGGCTCCTTCCCGCCCTATGAGATTGTGGAAGGGCCGACCTCGATGAGCGGGGCCTCTGCCGATTTGACCGAGGCGCTGGCGCAGCTGCTGGGGATTAAAATTGAGCATGCCACGGTAAGCGGCCTTTCCGGCGTGCTGGCCGGCATTAAATCTGGCCGCTATCAGCTGGCGATTGGCCCGGTAGGGGATTACCCGGATCGTCAGGCGAAAAATGACTTTATCGACTTCGTGCAGGAGTTTGTGGTGTTTGCCGTGCAGAAAGGCAATCCCGCCAGCATAAACGGTCTGGAGGATACCTGCGGCAAGCGTATTGCCGTAATGGCCGCCGGCTCTGCTGAACAGGTGATCCGCAAGCAGTCCCAGCTCTGTACCGATGCCGGGAAACCCGCGGTCACCGTGCAGTCTTTCACCGATCAGCCCTCCTCAATTCTGGCGGTACGCTCTAAGCGTTCAGACGCTTTCTTCTCTTCACAGGCACCGCTGGTCTATTTCGTCGACCAGGCACACGGCCAGCTGGAACTGACAGGCCAGGGCAAGAAAAACGGTTTTGGCGATATATTCCAGGGCACTGTGGTACCGAAAGATTCTGAGCTGGGTAAAGTGGTGGTGGATGGCTATAAAGAGCTGTTCGCCAACGGCACCTACGCCGCCATCATGAAAAAATGGAAGCTGGACGGCAATAAAATCGCGGAGCCGGGGGTTAATCTGGCGAAAGGGGCAGCGAAATGA
- a CDS encoding amino acid ABC transporter permease — MTKSTTDSRARDRAEVQQRDVASARSAPRYGRLVSWIVVLVIAANVSWLVATNPNFEWHVVLEWFTEGSVLKGLQVTLGLTVVSMILGTLLGLLLAVARLSDNRLLRGLSGLYIWFFRGTPLLVQLIFWYNMSTLFPHITLGIPFGGPVFASWNTNDLITPLTAAIAGLALNEAAYMAEIIRAGLQSVDNGQVETTQAFGMSRARALRRIIIPQAMRSIIPPTGNQLISMIKATSLVSVIAMGDLLYSVQSVYNRTFEVIPMLMVAVIWYLFITSILNIGQSAIERYYSRGVRRTVTVARRRLPPADSKTTPMINRPLVRKEDL, encoded by the coding sequence ATGACAAAAAGTACCACTGATTCACGAGCCAGGGATAGGGCAGAGGTGCAGCAGCGTGACGTGGCATCTGCCCGCAGCGCACCGCGTTATGGACGCCTGGTTTCATGGATTGTGGTGCTGGTGATTGCCGCCAACGTAAGCTGGCTGGTGGCCACCAATCCCAATTTTGAGTGGCATGTGGTGCTGGAGTGGTTTACCGAAGGATCGGTGCTGAAGGGGCTGCAGGTGACGCTCGGTCTGACGGTCGTCTCGATGATCCTCGGCACGCTGTTGGGGCTGCTGCTGGCCGTGGCCCGCCTGTCTGATAATCGTTTATTGCGAGGGCTGTCGGGTCTCTATATCTGGTTTTTCCGCGGCACGCCGCTGCTGGTGCAGCTGATTTTTTGGTACAACATGTCCACGCTGTTTCCCCACATCACTCTTGGTATCCCGTTCGGTGGTCCGGTTTTCGCCAGCTGGAATACCAATGACCTGATCACGCCATTAACGGCTGCAATTGCCGGGCTGGCGCTGAATGAAGCGGCCTATATGGCGGAGATTATCCGCGCCGGGTTGCAGTCGGTGGATAATGGCCAGGTGGAGACGACGCAGGCCTTCGGCATGAGCCGCGCCCGTGCGCTGCGCCGCATCATTATTCCGCAGGCGATGCGTTCAATTATTCCGCCAACGGGTAATCAGCTTATCAGCATGATTAAAGCAACCTCGCTGGTGAGCGTTATCGCTATGGGCGATCTGCTCTACTCGGTGCAGTCGGTCTATAACCGCACTTTCGAGGTGATCCCGATGTTGATGGTGGCGGTAATCTGGTATCTGTTTATTACCTCAATCCTGAATATCGGGCAGTCTGCTATAGAGCGCTACTACTCTCGCGGCGTGCGGCGGACCGTCACTGTTGCCAGGCGCCGTCTGCCGCCCGCCGACAGTAAAACCACACCAATGATCAATCGCCCGCTGGTTCGTAAGGAGGATCTATGA
- the tatE gene encoding twin-arginine translocase subunit TatE encodes MEGISIAKLLIIGALIVLLFGTNKLRSLGGDLGSAIKGFKKAMSDDDTAAKKAPVAEEKPAGQVAHKE; translated from the coding sequence ATGGAAGGTATCAGTATTGCAAAACTGCTGATTATTGGTGCTCTGATCGTGTTGCTGTTCGGAACCAATAAGTTACGTTCTCTCGGTGGCGATCTGGGATCGGCGATCAAAGGCTTTAAAAAGGCTATGAGTGACGACGACACTGCCGCCAAAAAAGCACCGGTTGCTGAAGAAAAACCTGCGGGACAGGTTGCTCATAAAGAATAA
- a CDS encoding amino acid ABC transporter ATP-binding protein produces MSSVQPLVRARNVQKSYGDNEVLKGIDLDVMPGEVVVILGPSGSGKSTFLRCINHLEDMNAGSIMVGEQQIGYELKSGLLQRLSARKIARQRQEIGMVFQQFNLYPHMTVLQNIIEAPIGVHKESREEATRHATELLATVGLSDKADAWPRHLSGGQQQRVAIARALAIRPKLMLFDEPTSALDPELVGEVLATMRTLADRGLTMVVVTHEIGFAREAADRVVFMDGGVVVEQGPPEEVLVNPQHPRFQAFLSRFI; encoded by the coding sequence ATGAGTTCTGTTCAGCCTCTGGTACGGGCACGTAACGTGCAGAAGAGTTATGGCGATAATGAAGTGCTGAAGGGAATCGATCTTGATGTGATGCCGGGTGAGGTGGTGGTGATCCTCGGTCCTTCCGGCTCGGGAAAATCAACTTTTCTGCGCTGCATTAACCATCTGGAAGATATGAATGCGGGCTCGATTATGGTGGGCGAGCAGCAGATTGGCTACGAGCTGAAAAGCGGGCTTTTGCAGCGCCTGTCGGCGCGTAAAATAGCCCGTCAGCGCCAGGAGATCGGCATGGTATTTCAGCAGTTCAATCTCTATCCCCATATGACCGTGCTGCAAAATATTATTGAGGCGCCGATTGGGGTGCATAAAGAGTCGCGTGAAGAGGCTACGCGCCACGCCACGGAGCTGCTGGCAACGGTAGGACTCAGTGACAAAGCGGATGCCTGGCCGCGCCATCTTTCCGGTGGTCAGCAGCAGCGTGTCGCTATTGCGCGCGCGCTTGCCATTCGTCCCAAACTGATGCTGTTTGATGAGCCAACCTCAGCGCTGGATCCTGAACTGGTGGGCGAAGTGCTGGCCACGATGCGCACGCTGGCCGATCGGGGGTTAACCATGGTAGTGGTGACCCATGAAATAGGCTTCGCCCGTGAGGCCGCTGACCGCGTGGTCTTTATGGATGGCGGCGTGGTAGTAGAGCAGGGGCCGCCGGAAGAGGTGCTGGTAAATCCTCAGCACCCCCGTTTCCAGGCTTTCCTGAGCCGCTTTATCTGA
- the dacA gene encoding D-alanyl-D-alanine carboxypeptidase DacA gives MNNLTSPLIKRLTAGTLIALSLSAFAHADDVNIKTMIPGVPDIDAEAYVLIDANSGKVLAEKNADARRDPASLTKMMTSYVIGQAVKAGKIKQDDVVTVGKDAWATGNPVFKGSSLMFLKPGDRVAVSELTRGIVLQSGNDACVAMADYVAGSQDAFVGLMNNYVKALGLQNTHFQTVHGLDAEGQYSSARDMALIGRALIRDVPDEYAVYKEKEFTFNKIRQMNRNGLLWDTSLHVDGIKTGHTEAAGYNLVASATEGQMRLISAVMGGHTYKGRETESKKLLTWGFRFFETVAPLKAGKEFASEPVWFGNNDRVQLGVEKDVYLTIPRGRMKDLKASYTLSNTELHAPLAKNQVVGTINFQLDGKTIEQHPLVVLNEMPEGGFFGRIVDYIKLMFHHWFG, from the coding sequence ATGAACAATCTGACCTCTCCCCTGATCAAACGCCTGACGGCAGGTACGCTGATTGCCCTCAGCCTGTCCGCTTTCGCCCACGCCGACGACGTGAATATTAAAACGATGATCCCAGGCGTGCCGGATATTGATGCAGAAGCGTACGTGCTCATCGATGCTAATTCAGGCAAAGTGCTGGCAGAAAAAAATGCGGATGCCCGCCGCGATCCCGCCAGCCTGACAAAAATGATGACCAGCTATGTCATCGGTCAGGCGGTGAAAGCTGGAAAAATCAAGCAGGATGACGTGGTAACCGTGGGTAAAGATGCCTGGGCTACCGGCAACCCGGTCTTTAAGGGTTCCTCGCTGATGTTCCTGAAGCCTGGCGATCGTGTTGCGGTTTCTGAACTGACGCGCGGCATCGTGCTGCAGTCGGGTAACGACGCCTGTGTGGCCATGGCCGACTATGTTGCTGGCAGCCAGGACGCGTTTGTGGGTCTGATGAACAACTACGTTAAAGCGCTGGGCCTGCAAAATACCCATTTCCAGACCGTGCATGGCCTGGATGCGGAGGGGCAGTACAGCTCCGCGCGTGATATGGCGCTGATTGGCCGCGCACTGATCCGTGATGTGCCGGACGAATATGCCGTTTATAAAGAGAAAGAGTTCACCTTCAACAAGATTCGTCAGATGAACCGTAACGGCCTGCTGTGGGACACCAGCCTGCATGTTGATGGCATTAAAACCGGTCATACTGAAGCCGCAGGCTACAACCTGGTCGCTTCCGCAACCGAAGGCCAGATGCGTTTGATCTCTGCCGTGATGGGTGGACACACCTATAAAGGCCGCGAAACCGAAAGTAAAAAATTGCTGACCTGGGGCTTCCGTTTCTTTGAAACTGTCGCACCACTGAAAGCGGGTAAAGAGTTCGCTTCTGAGCCGGTCTGGTTTGGTAACAACGACCGCGTCCAGCTGGGCGTTGAAAAAGACGTTTACCTGACCATCCCCCGTGGCCGCATGAAAGATCTGAAGGCGAGCTACACGCTGAGCAATACGGAACTGCATGCACCGCTGGCGAAAAACCAGGTGGTAGGGACGATTAATTTCCAGCTTGATGGCAAGACCATTGAACAGCATCCGCTGGTGGTGCTGAACGAAATGCCAGAGGGTGGTTTCTTTGGTCGCATCGTTGACTACATTAAGCTGATGTTCCATCACTGGTTTGGCTAA
- a CDS encoding deaminated glutathione amidase: MKVALGQFAVSREWQENAVTCTGLMAQALAGGADLLVLPEGVLARDIADPDLVLKAAQPLDGPFLTEVYAASRGNNLTTMMTVHVPTEDGRALNVLIAIRNGEIVARYDKLHLYDAFAMQESRNVTPGHEVPPLVDVAGMKVGLMTCYDVRFPEQARRLVLDGADVLVLPAAWVKGPLKEMHWEVLVTARALENTCYLVAVGECGPRNIGNSLVVDPLGVAIAKAAEAPALLFAELDPARIAHARNVLPVLENRRFARPELK; this comes from the coding sequence ATGAAAGTTGCATTAGGACAGTTCGCGGTCAGCCGCGAGTGGCAGGAAAACGCCGTTACCTGTACCGGGCTGATGGCTCAGGCTTTAGCGGGCGGCGCGGATCTACTGGTGCTGCCGGAAGGGGTGCTGGCACGTGATATCGCCGATCCCGATCTGGTGCTGAAGGCTGCCCAGCCGCTGGATGGCCCTTTCCTGACGGAGGTCTATGCCGCCAGCCGTGGGAATAATTTAACCACCATGATGACCGTCCATGTGCCGACTGAAGATGGCCGGGCGCTGAATGTGCTTATCGCCATTCGCAACGGGGAAATTGTGGCTCGCTACGACAAGCTGCATCTTTATGATGCCTTTGCGATGCAGGAATCACGCAACGTCACGCCGGGCCATGAGGTTCCGCCGCTGGTTGACGTTGCCGGCATGAAAGTTGGCCTGATGACCTGTTACGACGTGCGTTTCCCGGAGCAGGCTCGCCGTCTGGTGCTGGATGGAGCCGATGTGCTGGTGCTGCCTGCTGCCTGGGTGAAAGGTCCGCTGAAAGAGATGCACTGGGAAGTGCTGGTCACCGCCCGTGCGCTGGAAAATACCTGTTACCTGGTGGCTGTAGGCGAATGCGGCCCACGCAATATCGGCAACAGCCTGGTGGTCGATCCGCTTGGGGTGGCAATTGCAAAAGCCGCCGAAGCTCCGGCGCTGCTGTTTGCGGAGCTGGATCCGGCCCGGATTGCCCATGCGCGAAACGTTCTGCCGGTACTGGAGAATCGCCGTTTTGCCCGTCCTGAACTGAAATAA
- the lipB gene encoding lipoyl(octanoyl) transferase LipB has protein sequence MSQNTLIIRQLGLQPWAPISQAMHDFTDQRGETSPDEIWLVEHLPVFTQGQAGKAEHLLGPGEIPVMQSDRGGQVTYHGPGQQVMYVLINLKRRKIGVRQLVTALEETVIATLGHFGIQAAAKADAPGVYVQDKKICSLGLRIRNGCSFHGLALNVDMDLTPFLRINPCGYAGMEMTQLSALKPGVTLADVQPQLIDHFARVLEITAVSWEAAEALVEK, from the coding sequence TTGTCTCAGAATACCTTAATTATCCGCCAGCTGGGCTTACAGCCCTGGGCGCCCATCTCTCAGGCTATGCATGATTTTACTGACCAGCGCGGAGAAACCTCTCCTGACGAAATCTGGCTGGTAGAACATCTGCCGGTATTTACTCAGGGTCAGGCGGGGAAAGCGGAACATTTGCTGGGGCCGGGGGAGATCCCGGTGATGCAGAGTGACCGGGGCGGTCAGGTGACCTATCACGGTCCGGGCCAGCAGGTGATGTACGTTCTGATAAACCTCAAGCGCCGGAAAATTGGGGTAAGGCAGTTGGTAACAGCTCTTGAAGAGACAGTTATCGCCACGCTGGGGCACTTTGGCATTCAGGCTGCGGCAAAAGCCGATGCCCCGGGCGTCTATGTGCAGGATAAGAAGATCTGCTCACTGGGACTGCGCATTCGTAACGGCTGCTCTTTTCATGGTCTGGCACTGAATGTCGATATGGATCTGACCCCGTTTTTACGCATCAATCCCTGTGGCTATGCCGGTATGGAGATGACGCAGCTCAGCGCGCTTAAGCCGGGCGTTACGCTGGCCGATGTCCAGCCGCAGCTGATCGACCACTTTGCCAGAGTGCTGGAGATTACCGCAGTAAGCTGGGAAGCGGCAGAAGCGCTGGTTGAGAAGTAA